The following coding sequences lie in one Synechococcus sp. PCC 7336 genomic window:
- a CDS encoding PEP-CTERM sorting domain-containing protein produces the protein MNRSISQLAIATSGVVFALAVVDISPTRAASLWSFDFQGDFGGGGTIELDLGQSNSNGNGFLVTALDFELDFGGGILQAIVLEDFTELFGFPVQDIFFDPTNPAAELTNESVGLVAPGWSGFTALGASISLDGNSGPAAPTLGGTIVFGDLTGSSSSTWTAAKIPEPLTILGSLLAVGMGCGLKKRRSAKTN, from the coding sequence ATGAATCGCTCAATCAGTCAGTTGGCGATCGCCACTTCTGGTGTCGTCTTTGCCTTAGCCGTAGTCGATATTTCACCCACTCGCGCCGCATCTCTATGGAGTTTTGACTTCCAAGGAGATTTTGGCGGCGGCGGAACCATTGAACTGGACTTGGGGCAATCCAACTCTAATGGCAATGGCTTTCTCGTCACCGCCTTGGATTTCGAGTTGGATTTTGGGGGAGGTATTCTTCAGGCGATTGTTTTAGAGGATTTTACAGAGCTATTTGGATTTCCGGTCCAAGACATCTTTTTCGATCCCACCAATCCCGCAGCAGAGCTGACAAACGAATCAGTTGGGCTGGTGGCTCCTGGTTGGTCGGGTTTCACAGCTCTAGGGGCATCCATATCGTTGGACGGAAATAGTGGACCCGCTGCGCCCACATTGGGCGGAACCATTGTGTTCGGTGACTTGACGGGGAGCTCCAGCTCCACCTGGACTGCGGCTAAGATTCCCGAGCCTCTCACAATCCTGGGAAGCCTGCTCGCGGTTGGAATGGGCTGCGGTTTGAAGAAGAGGCGATCGGCCAAAACAAACTAG